One window of Suricata suricatta isolate VVHF042 chromosome 6, meerkat_22Aug2017_6uvM2_HiC, whole genome shotgun sequence genomic DNA carries:
- the LOC115294476 gene encoding serine protease inhibitor Kazal-type 9-like, with protein MKTFFVAMLATVYFSYIFGNAQYKDILCSYYQKKTVHQKSICSIRVSPLCASNNVTYSNSCIFCFANIALKNTLKIQYGGKCRKAKKSQNMTGFSFVHQE; from the exons ATGAAAACTTTCTTTGTGGCTATGTTGGCTACTGTCTATTTCTCAT ATATTTTTGGTAACGCTCAATATAAG GACATTCTATGCAGTTATTATCAAAAGAAGACCGTACATCAGAAATCTATATGTTCCATAAGAGTCAGCCCATTATGTGCTTCTAATAACGTTACGTATTCTAATTCCTGCATCTTCTGCTTCGCTAACAT AGCTTTGAAAAACACTCTGAAAATTCAATATGGTGGAAAATGCAGAAAGGCTAAAAAATCTCAGAACATGACTGGATTTTCCTTCGTTCATCAGGAGTGA